One window from the genome of Trichoplusia ni isolate ovarian cell line Hi5 chromosome 13, tn1, whole genome shotgun sequence encodes:
- the LOC113500135 gene encoding protein arginine methyltransferase NDUFAF7 homolog, mitochondrial, whose amino-acid sequence MNTRHIFKLFNNSLIPQTICRRYSYKVVKRPDPKTLKMPTPGSAPSLMEIIREKIRLNGPITVAEYMHIVATNPTEGYYMKKDVIGEAGDFITSPEISQLFGEILGVWFYAETQKMGTGKPLQIVELGPGKGTLLLDILRVISRLGFEPADISLHLVEISSTMQTVQANKLCISHREVDIELPHNYEGETVSGIKVYWYNDLKKVPNKFSWYIAHEFFDVLPIHKFEKTENGWRELLIDLDGQGKLYYRISAEETKSVKLLIRPPLDSGDRTELEISARSLGIARQLAHRVDEHGGIALIADYGHEGEKGDTFRAFHKHKVVDPLENPGHCDLTADVDFSQLRVAAAKTSSSENFALVMGPVKQKDFLERCQAESRLKVLMDNAKSETDKEKIKMAYDMLVEPAKMGDRFKFMAFYPSSMVDLLNKFPPLGFSTPPKS is encoded by the exons atgaatactcgtcatatatttaaactgtttaataatTCACTAATACCTCAAACAATATGCAGGAGGTATTCTTATAAAGTGGTTAAACGTCCAGATccaaaaactttgaaaatgcCTACTCCGGGTTCGGCTCCTAGTCTAATGGAGATAATTAGAGAAAAAATAAGGCTCAATGGGCCTATTACTGTGGCTGAATACATGCACATCGTTGCAACAAATCCAACTGAAGGGTATTACATGAAAAAAGATGTGATTGGTGAAGCAGGGGACTTCATAACATCACCTGAAATCAGTCAATTATTTGGTGAGATTTTGGGTGTATGGTTTTATGCAGAGACCCAAAAAATGGGCACAGGCAAGCCGCTACAGATCGTTGAACTAGGTCCTGGGAAAGGAACCTTATTGTTGGATATTTTGAGG GTCATCAGTCGTCTAGGATTTGAACCTGCTGATATTAGCTTGCATCTGGTTGAGATCTCATCTACCATGCAAACAGTGCAGGCTAACAAATTATGTATATCACATAGAGAGGTGGATATAGAGCTGCCCCATAACTATGAG GGTGAAACCGTAAGTGGTATTAAGGTCTACTGGTACAATGATCTGAAGAAAGTGCCCAACAAATTCTCATGGTACATTGCTCATGAATTCTTTGATGTACTACCAATACATAAGTTTGAA AAAACAGAAAATGGCTGGCGAGAACTCTTAATAGATCTGGACGGTCAAGGAAAATTATACTACAGAATATCAGCGGAAGAGACTAAGTCCGTCAAGTTGTTGATCCGTCCACCACTCGACTCTGGTGATAGAACAGAGTTGGAGATCAGTGCTCGGAGTCTGGGGATAGCAAGGCAGTTAGCTCACAGGGTTGACGAACATGGAGGGATTGCTCTTATAGCTGATTATGGTCATGAAGGAGAGAAAGGCGATACATTCAGG GCTTTCCATAAACACAAAGTAGTTGATCCTCTAGAGAACCCTGGACATTGTGACCTGACCGCAGATGTGGACTTCTCCCAGTTAAGGGTTGCAGCTGCTAAAACATCCTCCAGCGAGAATTTTGCTCTAGTCATGGGACCAGTCAAACAGAAGGACTTCCTCGAAAGGTGCCAAGCCGAAAGTAGGCTAAAG gTTCTCATGGATAATGCTAAATCTGAGACAGACAAAGAAAAGATTAAAATGGCTTATGATATGCTTGTTGAACCAGCGAAGATGGGCGATCGATTTAAATTTATGGCGTTTTATCCCTCATCAATGGTGGACCTGCTGAATAAGTTCCCGCCACTCGGCTTCTCTACACCCCCTaaatcttag
- the LOC113500134 gene encoding RNA-binding protein 28 — MQMDDEFYAGVNDAKLNKMPPERNGRIIVRNISFKATKESLQEHFSKYGNILEVNLLKKPDGKLVGCGFVHFADVADAEKAIAATNKKPFMERHIYVAWAISKKTYVQNMESNDTRPKFESSPNKKFNNSSTKFAPKEEDEEDSKTKKEDKKKERVNRNARLVVRNVSFKATEDSLKKHFEPYGEILEVKLLKKPDGKLVGCAFIHFKNVPMAKKALLSTNMKPFLGRPISVDWAVAKNKYMQHVVSQQLEMEENIKKEDSDSDDDDEKPPLNVSSEDVKDEIKSESDSDDKSDDESGSDSEDEKKIKKPKSESDDDDDDESDDDDDEEGDDDDDDDDDDDVDEDIKEESFDDVKPERQRIKLNDAEDGCTVFITNIPFSVDNDQLREFAQNVGPVNYALVCVDKMTEHSKGSGFVKFTTKEHADTFLSLPANQLRLEGQTLQVKPALKRENLQKGSKKEAKDNRNLYLVKEGVVVAGTKAAVGVSASDMAKRLALERSKTQMLKNLNRFVSRYRLVVSNLPAHFDDAKLRRVCVAAGDKRAVVTECRVMRDLRTPTGPDGKHPSKGYGFVMFTRHEDALACLRKLNNNPDVFDKNNRPIVSFSIEDRTALNARKKRLEKSIANNPLANKDGNTGTQNDKRNRKRKPEISPDESYAKRRKFGTLNKNQNNNKYQNQNNNKNQNYNKNNSKNQEFEQNRGAGQFVRRPRDNDYGEYTGLTAKEGSQHKMRSNHKLKAQADIHRQTVKMEKKQSGRTKRLKMAAKERVKQPKQKINKNPTKKRNKNRFRSKFDRLL, encoded by the exons ATGCAAATGGACGACGAGTTTTACGCAGGCGTGAACGACgcgaaactaaataaaatgccGCCCGAACGTAATGGTCGAATAATTGTGAGAAATATATCCTTCAAAGCTACGAAAGAGAGTTTGCAAGAGCATTTTTCCAAGTATGGGAATATACTGGAAGTTAATTTACTGAAGAAGCCTGATGGGAAGCTCGTAGGATGTGGATTTGTGCACTTCGCGGATGTAGCGGATGCGGAGAAAGCTATTGCTGCCACTAATAAGAAGCCATTTATGG aGCGTCATATTTATGTGGCATGGGcaatttcaaagaaaacttaTGTCCAAAATATGGAGAGCAATGACACAAGGCCGAAGTTTGAAAGTTCtccaaataaaaagtttaataattctTCAACTAAATTTGCACCTAAAG AGGAGGATGAAGAAGattcaaagacaaaaaaagaagataaaaagaaagaaCGTGTGAACCGTAACGCGCGTCTCGTTGTACGTAATGTATCTTTCAAGGCAACTGAAGATTCCTTGAAAAAGCATTTTGAACCTTATGGCGAGATATTAGAGGTGAAATTACTCAAAAAACCAGATGGAAAGCTTGTGGGTTGTGCATTCATACATTTTAAGAATGTTCCAATGGCTAAAAAGGCTCTATTGAGTACAAACATGAAGCCTTTCCTAG GTCGTCCGATATCAGTTGATTGGGCAGTCGCCAAGAACAAATACATGCAGCATGTGGTGAGTCAGCAGCTGGAGATGGAGGAGAACATCAAGAAGGAGGACTCGGACAGCGACGATGATGATGAGAAACCCCCCCTAAACGTCTCCAGTGAAGATGTTAAGGATGAAATCAAGAGCGAGA GTGATTCTGATGATAAATCTGATGACGAAAGTGGGTCAGACAGTGAAGAcgagaaaaaaatcaaaaagccTAAGAGTGAgtcagatgatgatgatgatgatgaaagtgatgacgacgatgatgaagagggtgatgatgatgatgatgacgacgacgatgatgatgttgatgaagATATTAAAGAAGAAAGTTTTGATGACGTAAAACCTGAGAGgcaaag AATAAAACTCAACGATGCAGAGGACGGTTGCACAGTGTTCATAACAAATATCCCGTTCAGCGTCGACAACGATCAGCTGCGTGAGTTCGCGCAGAACGTCGGACCTGTCAACTACGCTCTCGTCTGTGTTGATAAGATGACTGAACACTCCAAAGGATCTGGATTCGTTAAGTTTACT ACCAAAGAACACGCGGACACTTTCTTGTCACTACCTGCCAACCAGCTGAGACTTGAAGGTCAGACCCTGCAGGTGAAGCCGGCTCTCAAGCGGGAGAACCTGCAGAAGGGCAGCAAGAAGGAGGCCAAGGACAACAGGAACCTGTATCTGGTGAAGGAAGGAG TGGTGGTCGCTGGCACGAAGGCGGCTGTGGGCGTGTCGGCATCAGACATGGCCAAGCGACTCGCGCTGGAGCGGAGCAAGACTCAGATGTTGAAGAATCTCAACAG ATTCGTATCCCGCTACCGCCTCGTGGTGTCGAACCTGCCGGCGCACTTCGACGACGCCAAGCTGCGGCGCGTGTGCGTGGCGGCGGGGGACAAGCGCGCCGTCGTCACGGAGTGCCGCGTCATGAGGGACCTGCGGACACCCACAGGGCCCGACGGAAAACATCC ATCAAAGGGCTACGGTTTCGTTATGTTCACGAGACACGAGGACGCTTTAGCTTGTCTACGGAAACTCAATAATAATCCCGATGTATTTGATAAGAATAAT agaCCAATCGTCTCATTCTCCATAGAAGACCGAACAGCGTTGAACGCAAGGAAGAAGAGGTTAGAAAAGTCCATAGCCAACAATCCTTTAGCGAACAAGGATGGCAACACTGGCACACAGAACGACAAGAGAAACCGGAAGCGGAAGCCTGAGATATCGCCAGACGAAAGCTATGCGAAACGACGCAAATTCGGCACACTCAATAAAAATCAGAATAACAATAAGTATCAGAATcagaataataacaaaaatcaaaattataataaaaataattccaaaaatCAGGAATTTGAACAGAATCGCGGAGCAGGGCAATTTGTAAGGAGACCGAGAGACAATGATTACGGAGAATACACAGGATTGACGGCAAAGGAAGGATCACAACATAAAATGAGAAGCAACCATAAACTAAAGGCGCAAGCTGACATCCATAGACAAACTGTCAAGATGGAGAAGAAGCAGAGTGGGAGAACCAAGAGACTTAAAATGGCCGCCAAAGAGAGAGTGAAACAACCCAAACAGAAGATTAACAAGAATCCCACGAAGAAGAGAAATAAGAATAGGTTCAGGTCCAAGTTTGATAGGCTTTTGTAA